Proteins from a single region of Butyrivibrio fibrisolvens:
- a CDS encoding 5-formyltetrahydrofolate cyclo-ligase: protein MTKQEYRKLALKLRDSIPFEKRDKYSKKIAERLIESDSVKMAENILIYYSYRSEVDTKDLIERLIQMGKKVFCPKVIDPKEGIMEFYRITDMDQISEGFHGIPEPVTKDAYETDLGRLHSDTLMIIPGVAFDRECNRIGYKGGFYDRYIPRVPGAKLVAIAFDEQIFDDVFPMESHDMKPDMIISQSRIYI, encoded by the coding sequence ATGACTAAACAGGAATATCGAAAACTTGCTCTTAAACTTAGAGATAGTATACCTTTTGAAAAAAGAGATAAGTATAGCAAGAAAATAGCTGAAAGACTTATAGAATCCGATTCTGTTAAAATGGCAGAAAATATTCTTATATACTATTCGTATCGCTCAGAAGTTGATACGAAAGATCTGATCGAGAGGTTGATCCAAATGGGCAAGAAGGTCTTTTGTCCTAAGGTTATTGATCCAAAGGAAGGCATCATGGAATTCTACAGGATCACGGATATGGATCAGATAAGCGAAGGCTTTCATGGGATACCTGAGCCGGTTACGAAGGATGCATATGAGACGGACTTAGGAAGACTTCATTCAGATACTCTTATGATCATTCCGGGAGTTGCTTTTGATAGAGAATGTAACAGGATAGGGTATAAGGGCGGATTTTATGACCGTTATATTCCGAGAGTTCCGGGGGCGAAGCTTGTAGCTATCGCTTTTGATGAGCAGATATTTGATGACGTTTTTCCTATGGAGAGTCATGATATGAAGCCGGATATGATCATTTCCCAATCTCGTATATATATTTAA
- a CDS encoding beta-propeller fold lactonase family protein, producing the protein MTETITNEEVNVAASDESAKPVEKPWAEETASEDKYVAYVSSYTNGTGDKFGIRVYDVDIKNGRMTEKSKIKITNSSYVTESKNKKHLYSITDFGVEAYDIKKDGTLSLINEASINGMRGCYLSTDYEDKFLFCAGYHDGKITVLRLNEDGSIGEITEEIYQKGLGSAAGRNHRPHVQCVRMTKDNKFLCACDLGMDRINVYKLNHETGRLENADVIHCDQESAPRHIKFSENGEFIYVLTEQKNSIDVYHYRVDDHDIPDFERIQSMSTIDEPDVQGIASSALMFSLDYNYLVSSNLGENFVDIYRADKRTGKLKKILGLPISGEYPKDAALFPDNKHLVSLNHESNTMTFFTVNMAKGIIVMNGPEVSVDQPNCIVFHKLEG; encoded by the coding sequence ATGACAGAAACTATTACAAACGAAGAGGTTAACGTGGCTGCTTCTGATGAGTCTGCAAAGCCGGTAGAAAAGCCATGGGCAGAAGAAACGGCTTCAGAGGACAAGTATGTAGCTTATGTATCAAGCTATACTAATGGAACAGGCGATAAGTTCGGTATCCGCGTTTACGACGTAGATATCAAGAACGGTCGTATGACTGAGAAGAGTAAGATCAAGATCACAAACTCTTCTTACGTTACTGAGTCCAAGAATAAAAAGCACCTTTATTCTATAACCGATTTTGGCGTTGAGGCTTATGACATCAAGAAAGATGGAACACTTAGCCTTATCAACGAAGCTTCCATCAATGGTATGAGAGGATGTTATCTTTCTACTGACTATGAAGATAAGTTCCTTTTCTGCGCAGGATATCATGATGGAAAGATCACTGTTCTTCGTCTGAATGAAGATGGAAGTATCGGTGAGATCACAGAGGAGATCTATCAGAAGGGGCTTGGCTCTGCTGCAGGACGTAACCATCGTCCACATGTTCAGTGCGTACGTATGACCAAGGACAATAAGTTCCTGTGCGCATGTGATCTTGGAATGGACAGGATCAATGTTTATAAGCTTAATCACGAGACAGGTCGTCTTGAAAATGCTGACGTTATTCACTGCGATCAGGAGTCAGCTCCAAGACATATCAAGTTCTCTGAGAATGGTGAATTTATTTACGTTCTTACAGAGCAGAAGAATTCAATCGACGTATATCACTACAGAGTAGATGATCACGATATACCTGATTTCGAAAGAATTCAGTCAATGTCTACTATCGACGAGCCTGATGTACAGGGTATCGCAAGTAGCGCACTTATGTTCTCACTTGATTACAACTATCTTGTATCATCTAACCTTGGTGAGAACTTTGTAGATATCTACAGAGCAGATAAGAGAACAGGAAAGCTCAAGAAGATCCTTGGTCTTCCTATTTCAGGCGAGTATCCTAAGGATGCTGCTTTGTTCCCTGACAATAAGCACCTTGTATCTCTTAACCACGAGTCCAATACAATGACATTCTTTACAGTTAACATGGCTAAGGGAATCATTGTCATGAACGGACCGGAAGTTAGTGTTGATCAGCCTAACTGCATCGTATTCCATAAGCTTGAGGGATAA
- a CDS encoding class II aldolase/adducin family protein: MDPRQEIINIGKQLHDQGLLVRTWGNISCRLDKDRILITPSGIMYEDLTPEMIAEVNLKDLSWEGKCKPSSELLVHVACYNARSDIRFIIHTHQVFATVAGSLGVKEIRAEVDGDDMRIPCAPYALPGTKKLAENVRKTIEKHKSANGIIMSNHGTICMGSISDEALECAMEMEEAAKIFLHGYCHMDIESEFLEGFSSHINSGKIIYDKADTPYRVKRIHEEIYAKRPDVKHIVHNKSQACRIVSRRATLMKPLLDDFAQLIGTSVRIPINHHGHDGRRIIVKKNVNAVFALDDGAFCLGETRDDAQAAALVLDKACIAQIAASRYGSANFLSYRDCHKMNRHYRNSYSKLAKR; encoded by the coding sequence ATGGATCCACGACAGGAAATAATAAATATTGGAAAACAACTTCATGACCAGGGACTTCTTGTCAGAACCTGGGGAAATATATCGTGCAGACTGGATAAAGATCGTATTCTGATAACACCAAGCGGCATTATGTATGAAGACCTTACTCCGGAAATGATCGCAGAGGTTAATCTCAAGGATCTTTCATGGGAGGGTAAGTGCAAGCCTTCAAGCGAACTTCTTGTTCATGTTGCCTGCTATAATGCCAGAAGTGATATCAGATTTATAATTCATACACATCAGGTATTTGCTACTGTTGCAGGTTCTCTTGGAGTTAAAGAGATAAGGGCGGAAGTTGACGGCGATGATATGAGGATTCCATGTGCGCCATATGCACTTCCCGGGACCAAGAAGCTTGCTGAAAATGTTAGAAAGACTATCGAGAAACATAAGTCTGCAAACGGTATCATCATGTCCAATCATGGCACGATATGCATGGGCTCTATAAGTGACGAAGCCCTTGAGTGTGCTATGGAGATGGAAGAAGCAGCAAAGATCTTTTTACACGGCTATTGCCACATGGATATTGAAAGTGAGTTTCTTGAAGGATTCAGCTCACACATTAACAGCGGTAAGATAATCTATGATAAGGCTGATACTCCTTACAGAGTTAAGAGGATTCACGAAGAGATCTATGCAAAAAGACCTGATGTCAAGCACATAGTTCATAACAAGTCCCAGGCCTGCAGGATCGTGTCAAGACGTGCGACTCTTATGAAGCCTCTTCTTGACGATTTTGCCCAGCTTATCGGCACAAGCGTAAGGATTCCTATCAATCATCATGGCCATGACGGAAGACGTATTATTGTGAAAAAAAATGTCAACGCGGTCTTTGCTCTTGATGATGGAGCTTTCTGTCTTGGGGAAACCAGAGATGATGCACAGGCAGCTGCACTTGTTTTGGATAAGGCCTGTATTGCTCAGATAGCGGCCTCAAGATACGGTAGCGCTAACTTCCTTTCATACAGAGATTGTCATAAGATGAACAGACACTACAGAAACTCTTACTCGAAGCTGGCAAAAAGATGA
- a CDS encoding NAD(P)/FAD-dependent oxidoreductase: MIRISNIKVKNGGDASAFNNGVMDPKALSKSLTFVCAKALKIDAKDITKLSVFRHSIDARKKPDIFDVYTIDISLGINEKKALQKARNKNAQIFEPVEYKLPPFGDKEMSKSPVVVGAGPCGLFAAFELARLGFKPILIERGRPVEDRQKDVENFWKTGVLDTVSNVQFGEGGAGAFSDGKLNTMVRDKDGIGRAALKIFIEHGAPEEIYYEAKPHIGTDKLVEVVRNIREDIKKLGGTVLFESQMTGLVLGDQSVNGIKVKDKDGKESVIDTDTVIMAIGHSARDTFEALVCEGVYMEPKAFAVGLRVEHPQRKINRSQYGVEQSPTLPASPYKVVHNTSQGRGVYSFCMCPGGYVVNASSEEGHLCVNGMSYYARDSRNANSAIIVTVKPEDFGGEGPLCGVEFQRRLEKKAYEMGKGKVPVEYFKDFKNCSTARANEEDRSSWNTPCIKGEYTFANVHELLSSDLKEAIDEGMTAFGRMIEGFDADDTLMEGVESRTSSPVRITRGDDLQAVSTKGLYPCGEGAGYAGGIMSAAMDGMKVAARICAERYPRKD; encoded by the coding sequence ATGATTCGAATCAGTAATATAAAAGTAAAAAACGGAGGCGATGCCTCTGCGTTTAATAATGGAGTTATGGACCCTAAGGCTCTTTCCAAGAGTCTTACTTTTGTGTGTGCAAAAGCTTTGAAGATAGATGCAAAGGATATAACAAAACTGTCTGTTTTCAGACATTCAATAGATGCACGTAAGAAGCCTGATATATTTGATGTTTATACAATTGATATATCCCTTGGCATAAATGAAAAGAAAGCACTTCAAAAGGCAAGGAACAAGAATGCGCAGATTTTTGAACCTGTAGAATATAAGCTGCCACCTTTTGGCGATAAAGAAATGTCTAAGTCTCCTGTAGTTGTTGGAGCAGGACCCTGTGGACTTTTTGCTGCTTTCGAACTTGCCAGACTTGGCTTTAAACCTATACTTATTGAAAGAGGCAGACCAGTCGAAGACAGGCAGAAGGATGTTGAAAACTTCTGGAAGACAGGCGTTTTAGATACAGTATCAAACGTACAGTTTGGTGAGGGCGGCGCCGGAGCATTCTCTGATGGTAAGCTTAATACCATGGTCCGTGACAAGGACGGGATTGGAAGAGCAGCTCTTAAGATATTCATAGAGCATGGAGCTCCTGAAGAAATCTATTATGAGGCTAAGCCCCATATTGGAACTGACAAGCTTGTTGAAGTTGTAAGAAATATCAGAGAAGATATCAAAAAGCTTGGAGGAACAGTCCTTTTTGAGTCGCAGATGACAGGACTTGTCCTTGGAGATCAAAGCGTAAATGGAATTAAGGTTAAAGATAAAGATGGCAAGGAATCTGTGATCGATACAGATACTGTCATCATGGCTATAGGTCATAGCGCAAGAGATACCTTTGAAGCACTGGTATGTGAAGGCGTATACATGGAGCCTAAGGCATTTGCTGTAGGTCTTCGTGTTGAGCATCCTCAAAGGAAGATCAACAGATCCCAGTACGGCGTAGAGCAAAGCCCTACACTTCCGGCATCGCCTTATAAAGTGGTTCATAACACGTCTCAAGGAAGAGGCGTATACTCTTTTTGCATGTGCCCGGGAGGATATGTAGTTAACGCTTCGTCAGAAGAGGGACACCTGTGCGTCAACGGAATGAGTTATTATGCCCGTGATTCTAGAAATGCAAACAGTGCAATAATAGTAACTGTTAAGCCGGAAGACTTTGGTGGAGAAGGCCCGCTTTGCGGAGTTGAGTTCCAGAGAAGGCTTGAAAAGAAGGCTTATGAGATGGGAAAGGGCAAAGTTCCTGTCGAATACTTTAAGGATTTTAAAAACTGCAGCACGGCAAGAGCGAATGAAGAGGATAGAAGCAGCTGGAATACTCCATGTATAAAGGGTGAGTATACTTTTGCTAATGTTCATGAACTTCTTTCTTCTGACCTTAAAGAAGCTATTGATGAAGGTATGACTGCATTTGGCCGCATGATAGAAGGCTTTGATGCTGATGATACCCTTATGGAAGGCGTAGAAAGCAGGACATCATCACCAGTAAGGATCACTAGAGGTGATGACCTTCAGGCTGTGTCAACAAAAGGCTTGTATCCTTGTGGAGAAGGCGCAGGATATGCAGGAGGAATCATGTCAGCTGCTATGGACGGAATGAAAGTGGCAGCACGCATCTGCGCAGAAAGATACCCCAGAAAAGACTAA
- the aroC gene encoding chorismate synthase, giving the protein MSGSIFGKNLKISTWGESHGPALGVVIDGFPAGMELSESTIQEYLDRRKPGTSSVTTPRKEDDKVEILSGVFEGKTTGTPISLMIRNTSQKSGDYSQIASYYRPGHADFGFDSKYGFRDYRGGGRSSGRETIGRVAAGALCCTLLKKMGIELTAYTKSIGPVSIDPDKFDPSVIRENPVCMPDADAAQKAFDYIQKCREEQDSVGGVIECRIKGVPAGIGDPVFDKLDASMAKALMSIGAVKAVEVGDGVLVSTYKGSEDNDGFTSENGKIVTTTNHSGGIMGGISNGSEIVLRCHVKPTPSISKEQATVKQDGSPIDVVIGGRHDPVVVPRAVVVVECMAAVTLLDAMISNMSSRAEYITDFYKSKK; this is encoded by the coding sequence ATGTCAGGATCAATATTTGGAAAAAATCTTAAAATCTCAACCTGGGGAGAATCACACGGACCTGCTCTTGGTGTCGTTATAGACGGGTTCCCTGCAGGAATGGAGCTTTCAGAAAGCACGATCCAGGAATATCTGGACCGCAGAAAGCCAGGAACTTCATCAGTTACCACTCCTCGTAAAGAAGACGATAAAGTAGAGATCTTATCAGGTGTTTTTGAAGGAAAGACTACAGGAACTCCCATCTCTCTCATGATAAGAAACACATCTCAGAAATCCGGAGATTACAGTCAGATAGCCTCCTATTACAGACCCGGACATGCTGATTTTGGTTTTGATTCCAAATATGGTTTCAGAGACTATAGAGGCGGCGGACGTTCATCAGGACGCGAAACCATCGGCCGTGTAGCTGCAGGAGCTCTTTGCTGCACTCTTCTTAAAAAAATGGGCATAGAGCTTACCGCATATACTAAATCAATAGGTCCTGTAAGTATCGATCCTGATAAGTTTGATCCTTCTGTTATAAGAGAAAATCCTGTATGCATGCCCGATGCAGATGCTGCTCAGAAAGCATTTGATTACATTCAGAAATGCCGTGAAGAGCAGGATTCTGTAGGTGGCGTAATAGAATGTCGCATAAAAGGTGTTCCTGCCGGAATCGGCGATCCTGTTTTTGACAAGCTTGATGCTTCCATGGCCAAGGCTCTTATGTCTATAGGCGCAGTAAAAGCGGTTGAAGTTGGCGACGGAGTTTTAGTATCAACCTATAAAGGTTCAGAAGATAACGACGGCTTCACAAGCGAAAACGGAAAGATCGTAACTACAACAAATCATTCCGGCGGCATCATGGGCGGAATAAGTAATGGCTCTGAAATAGTACTTAGGTGTCACGTTAAGCCAACACCTTCTATTTCCAAAGAGCAGGCAACTGTTAAGCAGGACGGAAGTCCTATAGACGTTGTGATAGGCGGAAGACACGATCCTGTAGTAGTGCCAAGAGCTGTAGTAGTTGTTGAATGCATGGCTGCAGTAACCCTTCTTGATGCTATGATCTCCAACATGTCTTCAAGAGCAGAGTATATTACAGACTTCTATAAGTCCAAAAAATAA
- a CDS encoding D-alanyl-D-alanine carboxypeptidase family protein, with the protein MKNKDVSFEPTFREKAVRRIGKFVKKNRKFYFFGVIAVAAVVFVTALFSAFYDNRKRILSIACILLFFVSSSSFSYPVLPMDVSFVSDSIRSDDSSDTDYIATEVTNDKLQDTETISLGSQNSSQDNVFSDDQSINENAEEDLKYDGNGELLGEVSESDQISISEILDSSDDLSSYDEESGTCEQAQAEDKQFSADDWNLMLVNKQHPIPDNYEFETAQISSGGKLCDERILSPLRQMFEAAARDGVSLVVCSPYRSNNRQEMLFARKVDYYLEQGYDYMQSYALASQAVTIPGSSEHEIGLALDIITDGYCSLDEGFGDTAAGRWLAQNSYKYGFVVRYLKGKEEITGIEYEPWHIRYVGVAAATVMYEEGICLEEFWDEYLY; encoded by the coding sequence ATGAAAAACAAAGATGTTTCATTTGAGCCGACATTTCGGGAGAAAGCAGTTCGGCGAATAGGGAAGTTCGTAAAAAAGAATAGGAAGTTCTATTTTTTCGGTGTCATCGCTGTCGCAGCAGTTGTTTTTGTGACGGCATTGTTTAGTGCTTTTTATGATAATAGAAAACGTATTCTAAGTATTGCATGTATCCTTTTGTTCTTCGTATCTTCAAGTAGTTTTTCTTATCCCGTTTTACCAATGGATGTAAGTTTCGTATCAGACAGTATCCGTAGTGATGACAGTTCTGATACTGATTATATTGCTACTGAAGTTACCAATGACAAATTACAGGATACAGAAACGATTTCTTTAGGAAGTCAGAATTCATCTCAAGACAATGTCTTTTCAGATGATCAGAGTATTAATGAAAATGCGGAAGAAGATCTCAAGTATGACGGAAATGGAGAACTTCTGGGAGAAGTATCAGAGAGCGATCAGATAAGCATCTCAGAGATCCTTGATTCATCTGATGATCTATCTTCATATGATGAAGAGTCTGGGACTTGTGAACAGGCTCAGGCTGAAGACAAACAGTTTTCAGCAGATGACTGGAATCTGATGCTGGTCAACAAGCAGCATCCCATTCCTGATAATTACGAATTTGAGACCGCGCAGATATCAAGCGGTGGCAAGCTTTGTGATGAAAGGATCCTTTCACCTTTAAGGCAGATGTTTGAAGCTGCTGCCAGAGATGGAGTTTCACTTGTGGTATGTTCTCCTTACAGATCCAATAATCGTCAGGAGATGCTTTTTGCAAGAAAAGTAGATTACTATCTGGAACAGGGATATGATTATATGCAGTCATATGCACTGGCATCACAGGCAGTTACAATTCCAGGTTCATCAGAGCATGAGATCGGACTTGCTCTTGATATCATAACTGATGGATATTGTTCTCTTGATGAGGGCTTTGGAGATACAGCTGCAGGAAGATGGCTTGCTCAGAATTCGTATAAGTACGGATTTGTAGTCCGTTATCTCAAAGGTAAAGAAGAAATAACCGGAATCGAGTACGAGCCATGGCATATCAGATATGTCGGAGTTGCTGCTGCAACAGTTATGTACGAGGAAGGCATATGCCTGGAAGAGTTCTGGGACGAATATCTTTACTAA
- the yajC gene encoding preprotein translocase subunit YajC, whose protein sequence is MVGTAVEGQSLGMSYYLIILVVMFAFMYFIMIRPQRKQEKEKAAMMAALAVGDSVRTTGGFVGTVIDIHDNMVIVEFGNNKNCRIPMVKEAIVEIEKPEDAVKPVETKADKKKKD, encoded by the coding sequence ATGGTTGGTACTGCTGTAGAGGGTCAGTCTCTTGGCATGAGCTATTATCTGATCATACTTGTTGTAATGTTCGCATTCATGTATTTCATCATGATCAGACCTCAGCGTAAGCAGGAGAAAGAAAAGGCAGCAATGATGGCAGCACTTGCTGTTGGCGATAGTGTTCGTACAACAGGTGGATTTGTTGGAACAGTAATCGATATCCATGACAACATGGTAATCGTTGAGTTTGGTAACAACAAGAATTGCCGTATTCCTATGGTTAAGGAAGCAATCGTTGAGATCGAGAAGCCTGAAGATGCTGTTAAGCCAGTAGAAACTAAGGCTGACAAGAAGAAAAAGGATTGA
- the leuB gene encoding 3-isopropylmalate dehydrogenase, producing the protein MKLNITCIPGDGIGPEIVAEAKKVLNSVAKVYEHEIVFTDVLMGGCSIDKYGVPLTQETIDTAKSADAVLMGSIGGNTSTSPWYKLPPEKRPEAGLLGIRKALGLFANLRPAYLYPELKDACPLKTQISEKGFDLMIMRELTGGLYFGDRKTEEIDGQEVATDTLVYSEKEIERIAIRAFDVAMKRRKKVTCVDKANVLDSSRLWRKVVTRVSENYPEVELSFMLVDNCAMQLVKDPAQFDVVLTENMFGDILSDEASMITGSIGMLPSASLNETSFGLYEPSGGSAPDIAGKDIANPIATILSAAMMLRYTFGLDKEADSIETAVKDILKKGYRTGDLKNEETPSDMILSCSKMGDVIAAEIK; encoded by the coding sequence TTGAAGCTGAACATTACATGCATTCCCGGCGATGGGATAGGACCGGAAATAGTTGCTGAGGCTAAAAAGGTTTTAAACAGTGTAGCCAAAGTATATGAACACGAGATCGTTTTTACAGATGTACTTATGGGAGGATGTTCAATTGACAAGTACGGGGTTCCTCTTACTCAGGAAACCATCGATACTGCTAAGTCTGCAGATGCTGTACTTATGGGCTCCATAGGCGGCAATACATCCACCTCTCCATGGTATAAACTTCCACCGGAAAAGAGGCCTGAAGCAGGGCTTCTTGGTATTCGTAAGGCACTTGGTCTTTTTGCAAATTTAAGACCTGCCTATCTGTATCCTGAACTTAAGGATGCATGCCCACTTAAAACACAGATAAGTGAAAAAGGTTTTGATCTTATGATCATGCGTGAACTTACAGGCGGCCTGTATTTTGGAGACAGGAAGACTGAAGAGATCGATGGTCAGGAAGTTGCTACAGATACACTTGTTTATTCAGAAAAAGAAATAGAACGAATTGCTATCAGGGCATTTGATGTTGCAATGAAGAGAAGAAAGAAAGTTACCTGCGTTGACAAGGCCAATGTACTTGATTCTTCAAGACTTTGGAGAAAGGTTGTTACAAGGGTTTCAGAAAACTATCCTGAAGTAGAGCTTTCGTTCATGCTTGTTGATAACTGCGCAATGCAGCTTGTAAAGGATCCTGCACAGTTTGATGTGGTACTTACAGAGAATATGTTTGGAGATATCCTTTCAGACGAAGCAAGTATGATAACAGGTTCAATAGGAATGCTTCCTTCTGCATCTCTTAACGAGACGAGCTTTGGACTTTACGAGCCAAGCGGCGGATCTGCTCCTGATATTGCGGGAAAGGATATAGCTAATCCTATAGCTACGATTCTTTCTGCGGCTATGATGCTGCGCTATACATTCGGCCTTGATAAAGAGGCTGACTCTATAGAAACAGCAGTTAAGGATATCTTGAAAAAAGGGTATAGAACAGGCGATCTTAAGAACGAGGAGACTCCCTCAGATATGATCCTGTCCTGTTCAAAAATGGGAGATGTCATCGCTGCAGAGATTAAGTAG
- the tgt gene encoding tRNA guanosine(34) transglycosylase Tgt has product MYKLLKTEGRAKRGEFQTVHGTIQTPVFMNVATVAAIKGAVSTEDLEGIKNQVVLCNTYHLHLRPGDDNVYRMGGLHKFMSCNKPILTDSGGFQVFSLAKTRRIREEGVYFHSHIDGHKLFMGPEESMRIQSHLGSTIAMAFDECPSARADHEYVQMSVDRTTRWLERCKKEMDRLNSLPDTVNPHQMLFGINQGAIFDDIRIEHAKRIAEMNLDGYAVGGLAVGETHEEMYHVLDTVVPYLPQDKPTYLMGVGTPANILEAVERGVDFFDCVYPSRNGRHGHVYTKKGKLNLLNARFELDSHPIEEGCQCPACKRYSRGYIRHLLKSGEMLGMRLCVLHNLYFYNNMMEEIRDALDNGNFAEYKKKTIEGFSEYEELSTAPGSDIAKNWRKG; this is encoded by the coding sequence ATGTACAAATTATTAAAAACAGAAGGCCGCGCCAAAAGAGGCGAATTCCAGACTGTTCATGGTACGATCCAGACTCCTGTATTCATGAATGTTGCAACTGTTGCAGCAATAAAGGGAGCTGTATCAACTGAAGATCTCGAAGGTATCAAGAATCAGGTAGTTCTTTGTAATACCTATCACCTTCACCTTCGTCCCGGCGATGATAATGTATATCGTATGGGCGGTCTTCATAAATTCATGTCATGCAATAAGCCTATACTTACAGATTCAGGCGGATTTCAGGTCTTTTCCCTTGCTAAGACAAGAAGGATCAGAGAAGAGGGCGTATACTTCCATTCTCACATAGATGGTCACAAGCTCTTTATGGGACCTGAAGAGAGTATGAGGATCCAGTCTCACCTTGGAAGTACTATTGCCATGGCATTTGATGAGTGTCCGTCTGCAAGAGCTGATCACGAATATGTTCAGATGTCAGTTGACAGAACTACAAGATGGCTTGAGAGATGTAAGAAGGAGATGGACAGACTCAATTCTCTTCCTGATACAGTCAATCCGCACCAGATGCTCTTTGGAATAAATCAGGGCGCGATATTTGATGATATCAGGATCGAGCATGCAAAGAGAATAGCAGAGATGAATCTTGACGGCTATGCTGTAGGAGGTCTTGCTGTTGGTGAGACTCATGAAGAGATGTATCACGTACTTGATACAGTGGTTCCATATCTTCCTCAGGATAAGCCTACATACCTTATGGGCGTTGGTACACCTGCCAATATCCTTGAAGCTGTAGAAAGAGGCGTAGACTTCTTTGATTGCGTATATCCAAGCAGAAACGGACGTCACGGCCACGTATATACAAAGAAAGGTAAGCTCAATCTCCTTAATGCACGTTTTGAACTTGATTCTCATCCTATCGAAGAGGGCTGTCAGTGTCCTGCCTGCAAACGCTATTCAAGAGGTTATATCCGTCACCTTCTTAAGTCAGGCGAGATGCTTGGAATGAGACTTTGCGTTCTTCATAATCTGTACTTCTACAACAATATGATGGAAGAGATAAGGGATGCACTTGATAATGGCAACTTCGCAGAATATAAGAAGAAGACCATTGAGGGATTTTCTGAGTATGAAGAGCTCAGCACAGCTCCAGGAAGCGATATAGCAAAAAATTGGCGCAAAGGATAA